The following DNA comes from Cellulomonas soli.
CGTGTTCGTGGCCGGATCGGCGGTCTACGGTGCGCCGGACGTCCCGGCCGAGATCGCCGCGCTGCGTGCGCTGGCGGACGACGCCGGGCGCTGACCCGTCTGACGCCAGCGCCTGCCGCCCGCGCCCGTGGCCGACGGGTGGCGACGTGACCTGGAGGGAAGCCTCACAGGTCCGGGAATGGGCCGTGTGGCATGATCGTTGACGCAGCAAGAACACGTGCTCCGGGGTCGGTGCAATTCCGAGCCGGCGGTGACAGTCCGCGACCCGCACGGTCCGCAAGGGCCGGGCGGTTGACCTGGTGGAACTCCAGGACCGACGGTGAAAGTCCGGATGGGAGGCGTACGTGGCGTCGGTGCACCTGTGCGCCGACGTGGCTGCAGGGCTCTGCCCTGCGGTCGTACCCCCGGAGCCCTGACGGCACGGGAGGTGGCGATGAGCACGACGGCGGACCAGGCGGCGTTGCCCGCGTCCGGGGCGAACGCGTCGCCCGAGACGTTTCTGGGACCCCCCGACGTCACCCCTGATGAGCTGGGCGCGCTGGAGCGTGCGTTCGTCCTCGCCCGCCTCGGGCCTGCGCACGGCCCCAACCCGCGCGTCGGCTGCGTGCTGCTGGGCCCGGACGGCCGTGTGCTCGGCGAGGGCTGGCATCGCGGGGCCGGGACGCCGCACGCCGAGGTCGCCGCTCTGGTCGACGCCCGCGAGCGCGACGAGGACGTGCGCGGTGCGACGGCGGTCGTCACCCTCGAGCCGTGCAACCACACGGGTCGGACCGGGCCGTGCAGCGAGGCTCTGCTCGCCGCGCAGGTCCGTCGCGTGGTGGTGTCGGTCGACGACCCGAACCCGCAGGCGTCCGGGGGTGCCGAGCGGTTGCGTGCCTCGGGGGTGGACGTCGTGTCCGAGGTCCTGGCCGAGCAGGGGGAGCGGGTGCTCGGGCCGTGGCTGACGGCGGTGCGCCGGGCCCGGCCGTTCGTCACGCTGAAGCTCGCCGCGTCGTTGGACGGCCGGGTGGCCGCCGCCGACGGGACGAGCCGGTGGATCACGTCCGAGGTCGCTCGGCAGCACGCGCACGAGCTGCGCTCCGAGGTCGACGCGATCGTGGTGGGGACCGCGACGGCGCTGGTCGACGACCCGTCGCTGACGGCACGGAACGTGGCCGGCGAGCTGCACCACCACCAGCCGCTGCGTGTGGTCGTGGGCCTGCGCGAGGTGCCCGCGGGTGCGCGGCTGCGGGGGCCCGGCGGCGAGCTCGTCGAGGTGCGCACGCACGACCCGGTCGCGGTCCTTGCGGTGCTGCACGCCAGGGAGGTCCGGCACGTGCTCGTCGAGGGTGGGCCGACGCTCGCGGCGGCCTTCCTGCGGGCGGGTGTCGTGGACGAGGTGCACGCCTACGTCGCACCGGTGCTCCTGGGTGCTGGCCGTTCGGCGGTCGGTGACCTCGGCGTCGGGACGATCGCCGACGCCCTGCGGCTGGTCCCGCAGGAGGTCATCCCGCTCGGTCCTGACGTGCTCGTCGTGGCGACCCCGCTCGCGCAACCCGTCACCAGCCTCACCAGCAAGCCCACCAGCAGACCCACCAGCACACCTGTGCACGCGGACGAGGAGCGTTGATGTTCACCGGGATCGTCGAGGAGATCGGCACGATCGAGGAGCTGGAGCCGGCGCGAGACGCGGGAGGTGCGGTCACCGACGCCCGCGTGCGCGTGCGCGGTCCGTTGGTCGTGCAGGACGCGCGTCCTGGCGACTCGATCGCGGTGTCGGGGGTGTGCCTGACGGTGACCGAGCTGCCGGGCGACGGCACGTTCGTGGCGGACGTCATGCCGGAGACGCTGCGCCGCACCGCGCTGGGGGACCTGGCCGTGGGCAGCCCGGTGAACCTGGAGCGTGCCCTGGCCGTGGGTGGTCGGTACGGCGGGCACGTCGTGCAGGGGCACGTGGACGGCGTCGGGCTGATCCGTGCCCGCACCCCTGGTCCGCGCTGGGACGAGGTCGAGGTCGAGGTTCCTGCCGAGCTGGCGAGGTACGTCGCCGAGAAGGGGTCGATCGCCGTGTCGGGCGTCTCGCTGACCGTGACCCACGTGTCCGACGACGCGTTCGGCGTCTCGTTGATCCCGACCACGCTGGCGGCCACGAC
Coding sequences within:
- the ribD gene encoding bifunctional diaminohydroxyphosphoribosylaminopyrimidine deaminase/5-amino-6-(5-phosphoribosylamino)uracil reductase RibD, whose translation is MSTTADQAALPASGANASPETFLGPPDVTPDELGALERAFVLARLGPAHGPNPRVGCVLLGPDGRVLGEGWHRGAGTPHAEVAALVDARERDEDVRGATAVVTLEPCNHTGRTGPCSEALLAAQVRRVVVSVDDPNPQASGGAERLRASGVDVVSEVLAEQGERVLGPWLTAVRRARPFVTLKLAASLDGRVAAADGTSRWITSEVARQHAHELRSEVDAIVVGTATALVDDPSLTARNVAGELHHHQPLRVVVGLREVPAGARLRGPGGELVEVRTHDPVAVLAVLHAREVRHVLVEGGPTLAAAFLRAGVVDEVHAYVAPVLLGAGRSAVGDLGVGTIADALRLVPQEVIPLGPDVLVVATPLAQPVTSLTSKPTSRPTSTPVHADEER
- a CDS encoding riboflavin synthase, with amino-acid sequence MFTGIVEEIGTIEELEPARDAGGAVTDARVRVRGPLVVQDARPGDSIAVSGVCLTVTELPGDGTFVADVMPETLRRTALGDLAVGSPVNLERALAVGGRYGGHVVQGHVDGVGLIRARTPGPRWDEVEVEVPAELARYVAEKGSIAVSGVSLTVTHVSDDAFGVSLIPTTLAATTLGTLQPGSRVNLEVDALAKYTERLLTAAGVLR